One window of the Bradyrhizobium sp. NP1 genome contains the following:
- a CDS encoding branched-chain amino acid ABC transporter permease has product MSSSALIAQIGINGLSLGAIYILVALGFTLIFGIMRIVNFAHGEFAMLGGFATLFWFTTLGLPFLPALAAGAITVGASGLVLERVVYRHFYQREMPGMIATLGLSVALTSSGVWLWGPYQRSIPSAFTDICSFGSVVISQDRVVVVLVAAVTLCLFWALLQFSRIGLAMRAVAQDIEIAEAQGMDTRLVYRTAFFVATVMAALAGGLLSQLYALSPFIGQMPLTKGFIVVILGGLGSIPGAALGGLLLGMSESILSTLYGASIAQFASFGGIILLLLWRPNGLLGRFGRA; this is encoded by the coding sequence ATGTCCTCGTCGGCCCTGATCGCGCAAATCGGAATTAACGGTCTGTCTCTCGGGGCCATCTATATTCTCGTGGCGCTTGGATTCACGCTGATTTTTGGAATCATGCGCATCGTCAATTTTGCCCATGGCGAATTCGCCATGTTGGGCGGTTTTGCCACGCTGTTCTGGTTCACCACGCTAGGTCTGCCATTTCTGCCCGCACTGGCGGCCGGTGCGATTACGGTTGGTGCTTCCGGCCTGGTCCTGGAGCGTGTGGTTTATCGGCACTTCTATCAACGCGAGATGCCGGGCATGATCGCGACGCTTGGGCTTTCCGTTGCTTTGACATCCTCAGGTGTTTGGCTCTGGGGACCTTATCAACGCTCGATCCCAAGCGCATTCACGGACATCTGTTCATTCGGGAGTGTCGTGATTTCCCAAGATCGGGTCGTCGTCGTGCTGGTGGCGGCGGTGACGCTTTGCTTGTTTTGGGCTCTGCTGCAGTTCAGCCGCATCGGCCTCGCGATGCGGGCGGTTGCACAAGATATTGAGATCGCGGAGGCGCAAGGAATGGATACGCGCCTGGTCTATCGAACCGCATTTTTTGTCGCGACCGTTATGGCGGCTTTGGCTGGTGGTCTGCTCAGTCAGCTTTACGCGCTGTCACCGTTTATAGGGCAAATGCCGCTTACCAAGGGCTTTATCGTCGTCATCCTCGGCGGGTTGGGCAGCATTCCGGGCGCTGCCCTCGGCGGTCTTTTGTTGGGAATGAGCGAAAGTATCTTGAGCACGCTTTACGGCGCGTCGATCGCGCAATTTGCTTCCTTCGGAGGCATTATCCTGCTGCTGTTGTGGCGGCCCAACGGCCTGCTCGGCCGGTTTGGACGCGCCTAG
- a CDS encoding ABC transporter substrate-binding protein, protein MIQIIRKLFLGMLASLAVLSGGFQARAADLVIGAIAPMSGGGTEWGIALKQGVELAIAEVNEAGGLKVGSETHTPKLVLYDDQYTAQGGTTAATRLINVDKAKFIIGPIGSASVLGALGVTSPDKALVVSNGFSDKILTPESKFNFRVNITTVEIAPAIVKWLRERVPDAKRVGIISPNDATGQFAIKVLTDAYPKQGFEVVFKETYERGVNDFIALITRMMKAGVDVFELDSNALAEAGLMVKQARQLGFKGTIIQTGGPSIEEVIRIAGPLSEGFLSFENFDPNAASMQDFVKKYRARFSTPITTYAPLFYNAAQLLFEAMRRAGSLDKSAVSDQLEKLGGYDTMYGPVRWAGKEAYGIDHQLLTAFYVVEIKGGKPDYVARLQP, encoded by the coding sequence GTGATCCAGATCATCAGAAAGCTCTTTCTCGGAATGCTTGCTTCGCTTGCGGTTCTGAGCGGAGGATTTCAAGCAAGAGCAGCCGATCTCGTGATCGGCGCGATCGCACCGATGTCCGGTGGAGGAACGGAGTGGGGCATCGCGTTGAAGCAAGGCGTCGAACTTGCGATAGCGGAGGTGAATGAGGCGGGTGGTCTCAAGGTCGGAAGTGAAACGCATACGCCAAAGCTTGTCCTGTACGACGATCAATACACCGCCCAGGGCGGGACGACGGCCGCCACGCGCTTGATCAACGTCGACAAAGCGAAATTCATCATCGGCCCAATCGGTTCGGCCTCTGTGCTCGGCGCTCTCGGCGTGACGTCGCCCGACAAGGCTCTCGTTGTCTCCAATGGATTTTCCGACAAGATCCTCACGCCGGAAAGCAAGTTCAATTTCCGCGTCAACATCACGACCGTGGAAATTGCGCCCGCGATTGTCAAATGGCTGAGAGAGCGGGTGCCGGATGCCAAGCGTGTCGGCATCATCAGCCCCAATGACGCGACCGGCCAGTTTGCGATCAAGGTGCTGACGGATGCCTATCCGAAACAGGGGTTCGAGGTCGTCTTCAAGGAGACGTATGAGCGTGGCGTCAACGATTTCATCGCTCTGATCACGCGAATGATGAAGGCCGGCGTTGATGTGTTCGAGCTTGATTCCAATGCGCTGGCTGAAGCAGGCCTGATGGTCAAACAAGCCCGTCAGCTCGGATTCAAGGGGACGATCATTCAGACGGGCGGCCCCAGCATCGAGGAAGTCATCAGGATCGCGGGGCCGTTGTCGGAGGGCTTCCTGTCGTTCGAGAATTTTGACCCCAATGCCGCGAGCATGCAGGATTTCGTGAAAAAGTATCGCGCGCGCTTCTCCACGCCGATCACGACCTACGCGCCCCTGTTCTACAACGCCGCGCAGTTGCTGTTTGAGGCGATGAGGCGCGCCGGCAGCCTCGACAAGTCGGCGGTGAGCGATCAGCTTGAGAAGCTTGGCGGATACGACACGATGTATGGCCCGGTTCGCTGGGCCGGCAAGGAAGCCTACGGCATCGACCATCAGCTGCTGACGGCTTTTTATGTGGTGGAGATAAAGGGTGGAAAGCCCGACTACGTCGCACGCTTGCAGCCGTAG
- a CDS encoding DUF3237 domain-containing protein, which yields MNNLTTRHLFHLSLKAGLPQPIGAAPTGTRRIVPVEGGTFAGDRLRGIVLPGGSDWITIRSDDAWHLDVRIVLQTDDDQRIAMTYQGLRHGPPEIMALVNRGEPVDPSTYYFRSVATFETASQRYGWMNGIFAVGKGYRPPEGPCYGVFEVT from the coding sequence ATGAATAATCTCACGACCCGGCATCTCTTTCACCTTTCGCTCAAGGCTGGCCTGCCGCAACCGATCGGCGCGGCGCCGACCGGTACGCGGCGCATCGTCCCGGTCGAAGGTGGAACTTTCGCGGGTGACCGGTTGCGCGGCATCGTCCTGCCCGGTGGATCGGACTGGATCACGATCCGCTCCGACGACGCGTGGCATCTCGACGTGCGCATCGTTTTGCAGACCGACGACGATCAGCGCATCGCCATGACCTATCAGGGGTTGCGGCACGGACCGCCCGAGATCATGGCGCTCGTCAATCGTGGTGAACCGGTCGATCCGTCCACCTATTATTTCCGCAGCGTCGCGACTTTCGAGACCGCGTCGCAGCGCTATGGCTGGATGAACGGCATCTTCGCGGTGGGAAAGGGATATCGACCGCCCGAAGGCCCCTGTTACGGCGTCTTCGAGGTCACGTAA